The Papaver somniferum cultivar HN1 chromosome 3, ASM357369v1, whole genome shotgun sequence genome includes a region encoding these proteins:
- the LOC113356784 gene encoding rho GTPase-activating protein REN1-like isoform X2, whose translation MVQRNNSEANNNQGDGSTTTTTTTTTTNTPPTTGDQQQQRPRPTNTVYKSGPLLLSSKGLGGWITWKKRWFILTRTSLVFFRSDPSVTQRGGEVNLTLGGIDLNNSGSVVVREDKKLITVLFPDGRDGRAFTLKAETSEDLSEWKTALETALAQAPSAALVMGQNAIFRNDQAETVEGGFDQWGKDKQAARSLVVGRPILLALEDIDGTPSFLEKALKFMEEHGFRVEGILRQAADVDDIERRIKEYEQGKDEFSPEEDAHIIADCIKYVLRELPSSPVPAACCNALVEACKTDRGGRVKAMRAAISQTFPEPNRLLLHRILKMMQVVASHKAENRMSTSAVAACMAPLLLRPLLAGDCELENDFTLGGDGSVQLLQAAAAANHAQAICITLLEECNNIFGDGDIQDGSSPELYSGTDESGTEDGEASDEDEDEDGDEDDGSDHDSQFDPDAESEEDLEDASRTASESSGDEEDLYDNKVSEGCNLDFASPEAQISLQDNQSRKTSSSQTQDSLSQSANAQGNSSLQNQKNNNSSAVHGRGSPKSVGDPPPSPGILPSANSACLGPRPRDSPKKLGDPPVSPSLPPHSPNTNSVSKSYESVVISRRPTVLGRTPAKKNLSMESIDYPIEEEAEIQRLEDAKTELQNKIAKEAKENASLHVSLERRKEALRERRIALEQDVKRLQEQFQKERELRAAMEAGLNMSSGRLPISSNIDKKTKAELEAISLAEADVNNLKQKVSDLHEQLNKQRETSICESCGQQQQKPNLQAGQNDQRKIDEAKPALPLHESSKQREDSSSSEENDKVRTRKTTPSAKKISSKKQHKDSARKDSNISVGSGSSSVEPPAEAPITSSSNKLVSQSEDASEGDSEKLRTQETSSASKKQSAQKQQTDSSSQDNNNKPGSASSSSGETGVSTLNSKKAGSKIEAAASTSSALSKLTTRLNFLKERRTQIVNELHNIETSRGTDSSNSQSPNTPPRRTNSR comes from the exons ATGGTACAACGAAATAACTCAGAAGCTAATAATAACCAG GGAGATGGtagcaccaccactaccactaccaccaccaccacaaatacACCTCCTACAACTGGGGATCAGCAACAACAACGGCCGCGTCCCACAAATACG GTTTATAAGAGTGGACCACTTCTCCTTTCGTCAAAAG GGTTAGGAGGATGGATTACATGGAAAAAAAGGTGGTTTATTTTGACACGCACTTCATTGGTCTTCTTTAGAAGCGATCCA AGTGTTACTCAAAGAGGAGGTGAGGTGAACTTGACCCTGGGTGGGATAGACCTTAACAACTCAGGCAG CGTTGTTGTCAGAGAAGATAAAAAGCTCATAACAGTGCTCTTTCCCGATGGTCGTGATGGGCGAGCTTTCACTCTTAAG GCTGAGACTTCAGAGGATCTCTCCGAATGGAAGACTGCACTTGAGACTGCTCTGGCACAGGCGCCTAGTGCGGCTCTTGTAATGGGGCAGAATGCCATCTTTCGCAATGACCAAGCTGAAACAGTTGAAGGAGGTTTCGATCAAT GGGGTAAGGATAAGCAAGCTGCGAGGTCCTTGGTTGTTGGTAGGCCAATACTACTTGCTCTGGAGGATATtgatggaactccatcgtttttGGAGAAAGCGCTCAAGTTCATGGAGGAGCATG GATTTAGAGTAGAAGGTATCTTGCGGCAAGCTGCTGATGTTGATGACATCGAGCGCCGGATCAAGGAATATGAGCAGG GGAAAGATGAGTTCTCTCCAGAGGAAGATGCACATATCATCGCTGATTGTATCAAG TATGTCCTTCGGGAGTTGCCATCATCCCCAGTTCCTGCAGCTTGTTGTAATGCACTGGTAGAAGCATGTA AAACTGATCGTGGAGGTAGAGTCAAGGCTATGCGTGCTGCTATATCTCAGACATTCCCAGAGCCAAATCGACTTTTACTGCACAG AATACTAAAAATGATGCAAGTTGTTGCTTCTCACAAAGCTGAGAATCGGATGAGCACATCGGCTGTAGCGGCTTGCATGGCACCCCTACTTCTACGCCCCCTTCTGGCAGGCGATTGTGAGCTCGAGAATGATTTTACTCTTGGCGGGGATGGTTCTGTTCAACTTCTGCAAGCTGCTGCTGCAGCTAACCATGCACAGGCCATTTGTATAACTTTATTGGAGGAGTGCAACAACATATTTGGG GATGGTGATATACAAGATGGTTCATCTCCTGAATTATACTCCGGGACAGACGAGAGCGGCACAGAAGATGGTGAAGcttctgatgaagatgaggatgaggACGGGGATGAGGATGATGGTAGTGATCATGATTCACAATTCGACCCCGACGCTGAATcggaagaagatcttgaagatgCAAGTAGAACAGCCAGTGAAAGCAGTGGCGATGAAGAGGATTTGTACGACAATAAG GTTTCTGAAGGTTGTAATTTGGATTTTGCGTCTCCGGAAGCTCAAATAAGTTTGCAAGATAACCAGAGTCGGAAAACCTCCTCAAGTCAGACTCAAGATTCACTTTCTCAGAGTGCTAATGCACAAGGCAATAGTAGTTTGCAAAATCAGAAGAATAACAATAGTTCAGCGGTTCATGGGCGAGGGTCTCCTAAATCAGTAGGAGACCCCCCTCCTTCACCAGGCATACTGCCCAGTGCGAACAGTGCTTGTTTAGGACCTCGTCCTCGCGATTCTCCAAAGAAACTGGGAGATCCCCCTGTTTCACCAAGCCTGCCACCTCATTCACCCAACACGAACTCTGTCAGCAAATCTTATGAATCCGTGGTTATTTCCAGACGCCCAACTGTTTTAGGACGTACTCCT GCAAAAAAGAATCTGTCTATGGAATCCATTGATTATCCAATTGAAGAAGA GGCTGAAATTCAGCGGCTTGAGGATGCAAAAACGGAGTTGCAAAATAAAATTGCAAAAGAG GCAAAAGAAAATGCTAGTCTACATGTGAGTTTGGAAAGAAGAAAGGAGGCTTTGCGTGAACGTCGTATAGCCCTCGAACAAGAT GTGAAAAGACTTCAAGAGCAGTTTCAGAAGGAGAGAGAATTAAGGGCAGCTATGGAAGCTGGGCTGAACATGTCATCAGGACGTTTGCCTATCTCTTCTAATATTGATAAAAAG ACAAAGGCAGAGCTCGAGGCAATTTCACTAGCAGAAGCAGATGTCAATAATCTGAAGCAGAAGGTTTCTGATCTCCATGAACAACTTAATAAACAACGAGAAACATCTATATGTGAATCATGCGGCcagcaacaacaaaaaccaaaCCTCCAAGCAGGACA GAACGATCAACGAAAAATTGACGAAGCTAAGCCTGCTTTACCTCTTCATGAATCATCAAAGCAGAGAGAG GATAGTTCATCCAGTGAAGAAAATGATAAAGTGAGAACACGTAAAACAACTCCTTCAGCCAAGAAAATCTCGAGCAAGAAGCAACATAAAGACTCGGCTCGTAAAGACAGTAACATATCTGTAGGTTCTGGTTCTTCTTCGGTGGAGCCTCCAGCAGAGGCACCTATTACTTCTAGTTCGAATAAATTGGTTTCACAAAGCGAG gatgcttctgaaggagataGTGAGAAACTGAGAACACAGGAAACATCGTCTGCATCTAAGAAGCAGTCTGCTCAAAAGCAACAGACAGACTCATCAAGCCAGGACAATAATAATAAACCAGGGtctgcttcatcatcttctggGGAAACAGGGGTATCAACTCTTAATTCCAAGAAAGCAGGTTCAAAGATTGAA GCAGCCGCTTCCACATCTTCGGCTCTTTCAAAGCTGACGACCAGACTCAATTTTTTGAAGGAACGGAGAACCCAGATTGTAAATGAGCTACATAACATAGAAACCAGCAGGGGAACTGATAGTTCTAATAGTCAATCCCCCAACACTCCACCTCGAAGGACCAACTCCAGATGA
- the LOC113356784 gene encoding rho GTPase-activating protein REN1-like isoform X4: MVQRNNSEANNNQGDGSTTTTTTTTTTNTPPTTGDQQQQRPRPTNTVYKSGPLLLSSKGLGGWITWKKRWFILTRTSLVFFRSDPSVTQRGGEVNLTLGGIDLNNSGSVVVREDKKLITVLFPDGRDGRAFTLKAETSEDLSEWKTALETALAQAPSAALVMGQNAIFRNDQAETVEGGFDQWGKDKQAARSLVVGRPILLALEDIDGTPSFLEKALKFMEEHGFRVEGILRQAADVDDIERRIKEYEQGKDEFSPEEDAHIIADCIKYVLRELPSSPVPAACCNALVEACKTDRGGRVKAMRAAISQTFPEPNRLLLHRILKMMQVVASHKAENRMSTSAVAACMAPLLLRPLLAGDCELENDFTLGGDGSVQLLQAAAAANHAQAICITLLEECNNIFGDGDIQDGSSPELYSGTDESGTEDGEASDEDEDEDGDEDDGSDHDSQFDPDAESEEDLEDASRTASESSGDEEDLYDNKVSEGCNLDFASPEAQISLQDNQSRKTSSSQTQDSLSQSANAQGNSSLQNQKNNNSSAVHGRGSPKSVGDPPPSPGILPSANSACLGPRPRDSPKKLGDPPVSPSLPPHSPNTNSVSKSYESVVISRRPTVLGRTPRNSLPSDFQAKKNLSMESIDYPIEEEAEIQRLEDAKTELQNKIAKEAKENASLHVSLERRKEALRERRIALEQDVKRLQEQFQKERELRAAMEAGLNMSSGRLPISSNIDKKTKAELEAISLAEADVNNLKQKVSDLHEQLNKQRETSICESCGQQQQKPNLQAGQNDQRKIDEAKPALPLHESSKQREDSSSSEENDKVRTRKTTPSAKKISSKKQHKDSARKDSNISVGSGSSSVEPPAEAPITSSSNKLVSQSEDASEGDSEKLRTQETSSASKKQSAQKQQTDSSSQDNNNKPGSASSSSGETGVSTLNSKKAGSKIEYFK; encoded by the exons ATGGTACAACGAAATAACTCAGAAGCTAATAATAACCAG GGAGATGGtagcaccaccactaccactaccaccaccaccacaaatacACCTCCTACAACTGGGGATCAGCAACAACAACGGCCGCGTCCCACAAATACG GTTTATAAGAGTGGACCACTTCTCCTTTCGTCAAAAG GGTTAGGAGGATGGATTACATGGAAAAAAAGGTGGTTTATTTTGACACGCACTTCATTGGTCTTCTTTAGAAGCGATCCA AGTGTTACTCAAAGAGGAGGTGAGGTGAACTTGACCCTGGGTGGGATAGACCTTAACAACTCAGGCAG CGTTGTTGTCAGAGAAGATAAAAAGCTCATAACAGTGCTCTTTCCCGATGGTCGTGATGGGCGAGCTTTCACTCTTAAG GCTGAGACTTCAGAGGATCTCTCCGAATGGAAGACTGCACTTGAGACTGCTCTGGCACAGGCGCCTAGTGCGGCTCTTGTAATGGGGCAGAATGCCATCTTTCGCAATGACCAAGCTGAAACAGTTGAAGGAGGTTTCGATCAAT GGGGTAAGGATAAGCAAGCTGCGAGGTCCTTGGTTGTTGGTAGGCCAATACTACTTGCTCTGGAGGATATtgatggaactccatcgtttttGGAGAAAGCGCTCAAGTTCATGGAGGAGCATG GATTTAGAGTAGAAGGTATCTTGCGGCAAGCTGCTGATGTTGATGACATCGAGCGCCGGATCAAGGAATATGAGCAGG GGAAAGATGAGTTCTCTCCAGAGGAAGATGCACATATCATCGCTGATTGTATCAAG TATGTCCTTCGGGAGTTGCCATCATCCCCAGTTCCTGCAGCTTGTTGTAATGCACTGGTAGAAGCATGTA AAACTGATCGTGGAGGTAGAGTCAAGGCTATGCGTGCTGCTATATCTCAGACATTCCCAGAGCCAAATCGACTTTTACTGCACAG AATACTAAAAATGATGCAAGTTGTTGCTTCTCACAAAGCTGAGAATCGGATGAGCACATCGGCTGTAGCGGCTTGCATGGCACCCCTACTTCTACGCCCCCTTCTGGCAGGCGATTGTGAGCTCGAGAATGATTTTACTCTTGGCGGGGATGGTTCTGTTCAACTTCTGCAAGCTGCTGCTGCAGCTAACCATGCACAGGCCATTTGTATAACTTTATTGGAGGAGTGCAACAACATATTTGGG GATGGTGATATACAAGATGGTTCATCTCCTGAATTATACTCCGGGACAGACGAGAGCGGCACAGAAGATGGTGAAGcttctgatgaagatgaggatgaggACGGGGATGAGGATGATGGTAGTGATCATGATTCACAATTCGACCCCGACGCTGAATcggaagaagatcttgaagatgCAAGTAGAACAGCCAGTGAAAGCAGTGGCGATGAAGAGGATTTGTACGACAATAAG GTTTCTGAAGGTTGTAATTTGGATTTTGCGTCTCCGGAAGCTCAAATAAGTTTGCAAGATAACCAGAGTCGGAAAACCTCCTCAAGTCAGACTCAAGATTCACTTTCTCAGAGTGCTAATGCACAAGGCAATAGTAGTTTGCAAAATCAGAAGAATAACAATAGTTCAGCGGTTCATGGGCGAGGGTCTCCTAAATCAGTAGGAGACCCCCCTCCTTCACCAGGCATACTGCCCAGTGCGAACAGTGCTTGTTTAGGACCTCGTCCTCGCGATTCTCCAAAGAAACTGGGAGATCCCCCTGTTTCACCAAGCCTGCCACCTCATTCACCCAACACGAACTCTGTCAGCAAATCTTATGAATCCGTGGTTATTTCCAGACGCCCAACTGTTTTAGGACGTACTCCT CGGAATTCATTACCATCTGATTTCCAGGCAAAAAAGAATCTGTCTATGGAATCCATTGATTATCCAATTGAAGAAGA GGCTGAAATTCAGCGGCTTGAGGATGCAAAAACGGAGTTGCAAAATAAAATTGCAAAAGAG GCAAAAGAAAATGCTAGTCTACATGTGAGTTTGGAAAGAAGAAAGGAGGCTTTGCGTGAACGTCGTATAGCCCTCGAACAAGAT GTGAAAAGACTTCAAGAGCAGTTTCAGAAGGAGAGAGAATTAAGGGCAGCTATGGAAGCTGGGCTGAACATGTCATCAGGACGTTTGCCTATCTCTTCTAATATTGATAAAAAG ACAAAGGCAGAGCTCGAGGCAATTTCACTAGCAGAAGCAGATGTCAATAATCTGAAGCAGAAGGTTTCTGATCTCCATGAACAACTTAATAAACAACGAGAAACATCTATATGTGAATCATGCGGCcagcaacaacaaaaaccaaaCCTCCAAGCAGGACA GAACGATCAACGAAAAATTGACGAAGCTAAGCCTGCTTTACCTCTTCATGAATCATCAAAGCAGAGAGAG GATAGTTCATCCAGTGAAGAAAATGATAAAGTGAGAACACGTAAAACAACTCCTTCAGCCAAGAAAATCTCGAGCAAGAAGCAACATAAAGACTCGGCTCGTAAAGACAGTAACATATCTGTAGGTTCTGGTTCTTCTTCGGTGGAGCCTCCAGCAGAGGCACCTATTACTTCTAGTTCGAATAAATTGGTTTCACAAAGCGAG gatgcttctgaaggagataGTGAGAAACTGAGAACACAGGAAACATCGTCTGCATCTAAGAAGCAGTCTGCTCAAAAGCAACAGACAGACTCATCAAGCCAGGACAATAATAATAAACCAGGGtctgcttcatcatcttctggGGAAACAGGGGTATCAACTCTTAATTCCAAGAAAGCAGGTTCAAAGATTGAA tatttcaaGTAG
- the LOC113356784 gene encoding rho GTPase-activating protein REN1-like isoform X1: MVQRNNSEANNNQGDGSTTTTTTTTTTNTPPTTGDQQQQRPRPTNTVYKSGPLLLSSKGLGGWITWKKRWFILTRTSLVFFRSDPSVTQRGGEVNLTLGGIDLNNSGSVVVREDKKLITVLFPDGRDGRAFTLKAETSEDLSEWKTALETALAQAPSAALVMGQNAIFRNDQAETVEGGFDQWGKDKQAARSLVVGRPILLALEDIDGTPSFLEKALKFMEEHGFRVEGILRQAADVDDIERRIKEYEQGKDEFSPEEDAHIIADCIKYVLRELPSSPVPAACCNALVEACKTDRGGRVKAMRAAISQTFPEPNRLLLHRILKMMQVVASHKAENRMSTSAVAACMAPLLLRPLLAGDCELENDFTLGGDGSVQLLQAAAAANHAQAICITLLEECNNIFGDGDIQDGSSPELYSGTDESGTEDGEASDEDEDEDGDEDDGSDHDSQFDPDAESEEDLEDASRTASESSGDEEDLYDNKVSEGCNLDFASPEAQISLQDNQSRKTSSSQTQDSLSQSANAQGNSSLQNQKNNNSSAVHGRGSPKSVGDPPPSPGILPSANSACLGPRPRDSPKKLGDPPVSPSLPPHSPNTNSVSKSYESVVISRRPTVLGRTPRNSLPSDFQAKKNLSMESIDYPIEEEAEIQRLEDAKTELQNKIAKEAKENASLHVSLERRKEALRERRIALEQDVKRLQEQFQKERELRAAMEAGLNMSSGRLPISSNIDKKTKAELEAISLAEADVNNLKQKVSDLHEQLNKQRETSICESCGQQQQKPNLQAGQNDQRKIDEAKPALPLHESSKQREDSSSSEENDKVRTRKTTPSAKKISSKKQHKDSARKDSNISVGSGSSSVEPPAEAPITSSSNKLVSQSEDASEGDSEKLRTQETSSASKKQSAQKQQTDSSSQDNNNKPGSASSSSGETGVSTLNSKKAGSKIEAAASTSSALSKLTTRLNFLKERRTQIVNELHNIETSRGTDSSNSQSPNTPPRRTNSR; this comes from the exons ATGGTACAACGAAATAACTCAGAAGCTAATAATAACCAG GGAGATGGtagcaccaccactaccactaccaccaccaccacaaatacACCTCCTACAACTGGGGATCAGCAACAACAACGGCCGCGTCCCACAAATACG GTTTATAAGAGTGGACCACTTCTCCTTTCGTCAAAAG GGTTAGGAGGATGGATTACATGGAAAAAAAGGTGGTTTATTTTGACACGCACTTCATTGGTCTTCTTTAGAAGCGATCCA AGTGTTACTCAAAGAGGAGGTGAGGTGAACTTGACCCTGGGTGGGATAGACCTTAACAACTCAGGCAG CGTTGTTGTCAGAGAAGATAAAAAGCTCATAACAGTGCTCTTTCCCGATGGTCGTGATGGGCGAGCTTTCACTCTTAAG GCTGAGACTTCAGAGGATCTCTCCGAATGGAAGACTGCACTTGAGACTGCTCTGGCACAGGCGCCTAGTGCGGCTCTTGTAATGGGGCAGAATGCCATCTTTCGCAATGACCAAGCTGAAACAGTTGAAGGAGGTTTCGATCAAT GGGGTAAGGATAAGCAAGCTGCGAGGTCCTTGGTTGTTGGTAGGCCAATACTACTTGCTCTGGAGGATATtgatggaactccatcgtttttGGAGAAAGCGCTCAAGTTCATGGAGGAGCATG GATTTAGAGTAGAAGGTATCTTGCGGCAAGCTGCTGATGTTGATGACATCGAGCGCCGGATCAAGGAATATGAGCAGG GGAAAGATGAGTTCTCTCCAGAGGAAGATGCACATATCATCGCTGATTGTATCAAG TATGTCCTTCGGGAGTTGCCATCATCCCCAGTTCCTGCAGCTTGTTGTAATGCACTGGTAGAAGCATGTA AAACTGATCGTGGAGGTAGAGTCAAGGCTATGCGTGCTGCTATATCTCAGACATTCCCAGAGCCAAATCGACTTTTACTGCACAG AATACTAAAAATGATGCAAGTTGTTGCTTCTCACAAAGCTGAGAATCGGATGAGCACATCGGCTGTAGCGGCTTGCATGGCACCCCTACTTCTACGCCCCCTTCTGGCAGGCGATTGTGAGCTCGAGAATGATTTTACTCTTGGCGGGGATGGTTCTGTTCAACTTCTGCAAGCTGCTGCTGCAGCTAACCATGCACAGGCCATTTGTATAACTTTATTGGAGGAGTGCAACAACATATTTGGG GATGGTGATATACAAGATGGTTCATCTCCTGAATTATACTCCGGGACAGACGAGAGCGGCACAGAAGATGGTGAAGcttctgatgaagatgaggatgaggACGGGGATGAGGATGATGGTAGTGATCATGATTCACAATTCGACCCCGACGCTGAATcggaagaagatcttgaagatgCAAGTAGAACAGCCAGTGAAAGCAGTGGCGATGAAGAGGATTTGTACGACAATAAG GTTTCTGAAGGTTGTAATTTGGATTTTGCGTCTCCGGAAGCTCAAATAAGTTTGCAAGATAACCAGAGTCGGAAAACCTCCTCAAGTCAGACTCAAGATTCACTTTCTCAGAGTGCTAATGCACAAGGCAATAGTAGTTTGCAAAATCAGAAGAATAACAATAGTTCAGCGGTTCATGGGCGAGGGTCTCCTAAATCAGTAGGAGACCCCCCTCCTTCACCAGGCATACTGCCCAGTGCGAACAGTGCTTGTTTAGGACCTCGTCCTCGCGATTCTCCAAAGAAACTGGGAGATCCCCCTGTTTCACCAAGCCTGCCACCTCATTCACCCAACACGAACTCTGTCAGCAAATCTTATGAATCCGTGGTTATTTCCAGACGCCCAACTGTTTTAGGACGTACTCCT CGGAATTCATTACCATCTGATTTCCAGGCAAAAAAGAATCTGTCTATGGAATCCATTGATTATCCAATTGAAGAAGA GGCTGAAATTCAGCGGCTTGAGGATGCAAAAACGGAGTTGCAAAATAAAATTGCAAAAGAG GCAAAAGAAAATGCTAGTCTACATGTGAGTTTGGAAAGAAGAAAGGAGGCTTTGCGTGAACGTCGTATAGCCCTCGAACAAGAT GTGAAAAGACTTCAAGAGCAGTTTCAGAAGGAGAGAGAATTAAGGGCAGCTATGGAAGCTGGGCTGAACATGTCATCAGGACGTTTGCCTATCTCTTCTAATATTGATAAAAAG ACAAAGGCAGAGCTCGAGGCAATTTCACTAGCAGAAGCAGATGTCAATAATCTGAAGCAGAAGGTTTCTGATCTCCATGAACAACTTAATAAACAACGAGAAACATCTATATGTGAATCATGCGGCcagcaacaacaaaaaccaaaCCTCCAAGCAGGACA GAACGATCAACGAAAAATTGACGAAGCTAAGCCTGCTTTACCTCTTCATGAATCATCAAAGCAGAGAGAG GATAGTTCATCCAGTGAAGAAAATGATAAAGTGAGAACACGTAAAACAACTCCTTCAGCCAAGAAAATCTCGAGCAAGAAGCAACATAAAGACTCGGCTCGTAAAGACAGTAACATATCTGTAGGTTCTGGTTCTTCTTCGGTGGAGCCTCCAGCAGAGGCACCTATTACTTCTAGTTCGAATAAATTGGTTTCACAAAGCGAG gatgcttctgaaggagataGTGAGAAACTGAGAACACAGGAAACATCGTCTGCATCTAAGAAGCAGTCTGCTCAAAAGCAACAGACAGACTCATCAAGCCAGGACAATAATAATAAACCAGGGtctgcttcatcatcttctggGGAAACAGGGGTATCAACTCTTAATTCCAAGAAAGCAGGTTCAAAGATTGAA GCAGCCGCTTCCACATCTTCGGCTCTTTCAAAGCTGACGACCAGACTCAATTTTTTGAAGGAACGGAGAACCCAGATTGTAAATGAGCTACATAACATAGAAACCAGCAGGGGAACTGATAGTTCTAATAGTCAATCCCCCAACACTCCACCTCGAAGGACCAACTCCAGATGA